A window of Eucalyptus grandis isolate ANBG69807.140 chromosome 4, ASM1654582v1, whole genome shotgun sequence genomic DNA:
GTTTCCACCGAGTTTCTTTAATTTCGTTTAATGATCTGCGGAATTTCTTCTTCCTGATGCAGTTACTATTCGATGTACGGTCACGTCGAGAAGCTCGCTGAAGAAATCAAGAAAGGAGCCGATTCAGTGGAAGGAGTAGAAGCAACATTATGGCAGGTATGAATTTCATGTTAAAGTTCACATCTTTTGCTGTAGTTATTGTAGTCTAACGTGTGCAAATCTGCAATAGAAGAATGCCTTGCAACTTCTAGGGTTCGACCCTGCGAGACTTTGATTGGAATATGAGCGGTGCCCTGAGTTTAATCATGTCCATAACTTTTTCCGTGATCCTAAAGAAGCATTTTCAACTGCCGTTTCCGCCTGATTGAATGGTGTTGGCGAAAATGGCAGGTTCCCGAGACACTGCCTGAGGAGGTTCTGGGCAAGATGGGCGCCCCGCCGAAGAAGAGCGATGTGCCGATAATCACCGCGAATGAGCTCGCGGAGGCCGACGGCATCATCTTCGGCTTCCCGACCCGGTATGGGATGATGGCTGCGCAGTTCAAGGCCTTCATGGACTCGACTGGCGGCCTCTGGGGCTCACAGAAGCTGGCGGGCAAGCCCGCGGGGATCTTCTTGAGCACCGGGTCTCAAGGAGGTGGACAGGAGACCACTGCGTAAGTTGCCGATTCGCTGATCGAGCTCGCGAGCATCATTTGATTTCGAAGTGACTTCAAAATCCTTTCAATGTCTTATCTTGCGCACTCACACGTAGCGTGATTTTTCCATTGTTCTTTCTTTGGTTCGATCAGATTGACCGCGATCACTCAGCTGACCCACCATGGTATGATCTTCGTCCCTGTCGGGTACACTTTCGGGGCCGGCATGTTCGAGATGGAGAAGGTGAAGGGCGGGAGCCCATACGGTGCCGGGACCTTTGCCGGCGACGGCTCGAGGCTGCCGACGGAGCTCGAGCTCGGGCTTGCGTTCCACCAGGGCAAGTACTTCGCCGACATCGCCAAGAAGCTCAAGGGCACTGCTTGAATTTCTGCTCTGATGATATGGAAACTCAGTGAATAATCTGATGATTCAGTGAATAATCTGTTCTCTTCAAATAGCCTTGGCTTTCAACTTTCACATTGTAACGAGTTTTTAAgatatttcattattttggGCATTGAATGTTTTGGTGTGTGTAGTTTATTTTATATCCTACTTTTACCGTCTATCTTATTGGAccttattctctcttttttccta
This region includes:
- the LOC104441161 gene encoding probable NAD(P)H dehydrogenase (quinone) FQR1-like 1; the encoded protein is MAAKVYIVYYSMYGHVEKLAEEIKKGADSVEGVEATLWQVPETLPEEVLGKMGAPPKKSDVPIITANELAEADGIIFGFPTRYGMMAAQFKAFMDSTGGLWGSQKLAGKPAGIFLSTGSQGGGQETTALTAITQLTHHGMIFVPVGYTFGAGMFEMEKVKGGSPYGAGTFAGDGSRLPTELELGLAFHQGKYFADIAKKLKGTA